A region from the Rufibacter sp. DG15C genome encodes:
- a CDS encoding DUF721 domain-containing protein, giving the protein MSLRPLNPRSPFMRKADTISLKDSIEAMLRAYKLNGKLSEVQLVASWEKIMGRAISMKTQEVFVRNRKLFVRLTSAPLKHELNMAKAKVLTLINAEVGESVIDDVVFL; this is encoded by the coding sequence ATGTCATTACGCCCGTTGAACCCCAGAAGCCCTTTCATGCGCAAAGCAGATACCATCTCTTTGAAAGACAGCATTGAGGCCATGCTCCGGGCGTACAAACTCAACGGCAAACTGAGCGAAGTGCAGTTGGTGGCCTCCTGGGAGAAGATCATGGGCAGGGCCATCTCCATGAAGACACAGGAAGTCTTTGTGCGCAATCGCAAGCTGTTTGTGCGCCTCACCTCTGCCCCACTCAAGCACGAACTCAACATGGCCAAAGCCAAAGTCCTCACCCTCATCAACGCCGAAGTGGGCGAGTCGGTGATTGACGACGTGGTGTTCTTGTAG
- a CDS encoding GNAT family N-acetyltransferase: MDASLEVRELQADDIPLIADYWLKSDPDFLVSMGVDLQKLPSREGLTQMLTHQLKLPLTEKMAYALIWLVDGKPVGHCNVNNIQFGQSAYMHLHLWQSETRQQGMGTELVKKSLPFFFENLQLQEIYCEPYALNVAPNKTLEKVGFTFEKRYVTIPGSLNFEQEVNRWKLTRSDYQRIVAEEHS; this comes from the coding sequence ATGGATGCATCTTTAGAAGTAAGAGAACTGCAGGCAGATGACATTCCCCTCATCGCGGACTATTGGCTGAAGTCTGACCCAGACTTTCTGGTGAGCATGGGCGTGGATTTGCAAAAACTCCCCTCTCGCGAAGGGCTTACCCAGATGCTTACCCACCAACTAAAATTGCCACTCACAGAGAAGATGGCGTACGCGTTGATCTGGCTGGTAGACGGCAAACCCGTGGGCCACTGCAATGTGAACAACATTCAGTTCGGGCAGAGTGCGTACATGCATTTGCACCTGTGGCAGTCTGAGACCCGGCAACAAGGCATGGGCACGGAGCTGGTTAAGAAATCGCTGCCTTTCTTTTTTGAGAACCTGCAACTGCAAGAGATTTACTGCGAGCCCTATGCGCTCAACGTGGCTCCCAACAAGACGCTAGAGAAAGTAGGCTTCACGTTTGAGAAACGCTATGTCACCATACCCGGCTCGCTCAACTTTGAACAGGAGGTCAACCGCTGGAAACTCACTAGAAGTGACTACCAGAGGATTGTGGCCGAGGAACATTCGTAA
- a CDS encoding DNA replication/repair protein RecF encodes MVLENLHLLHFKNYEEATLPFSTHINCFIGDNGSGKTNLLDAIHYLSLTKSAFTGTDLQNIKDGEDYFIVRGRFVSNDKVSAVQCYLKAGQKKIITLNKTPYERVSEHVGQFPVVLISPYDTDLIREGSEDRRKFFDSLMAQLDHSYLDLLIQYNYVLKQRNSLLKQFAEKNYIDREYLQILDEQLMPLGTELSIRRAAFLETFEPVFQRHYQHLSGSSELVTLGYQSQLIRQNYAYLLDQSQRKDLLLQRTTVGPHKDDFVFLMADKSVKNYGSQGQQKSYVIALKLAQFEVLAQKNDNKPLLLLDDIFDRLDEKRITHLMQLVANNTFGQIFLTDTHLDRTDKILQPLSNNIRRFRISEGKAETIEDEDI; translated from the coding sequence ATGGTCCTCGAAAATCTACACCTGCTCCACTTTAAGAACTACGAGGAAGCCACGCTACCCTTTTCCACGCACATCAACTGCTTTATAGGTGACAACGGCAGCGGCAAGACCAACCTGCTGGATGCCATCCATTACCTGTCCCTCACCAAAAGCGCCTTTACGGGCACCGACCTGCAGAACATCAAGGACGGAGAAGACTACTTTATAGTGCGCGGCCGTTTTGTGAGCAATGACAAAGTGAGCGCCGTACAGTGCTATTTGAAAGCCGGTCAGAAGAAAATCATCACGCTCAACAAAACGCCCTATGAGCGCGTGAGTGAGCACGTGGGCCAGTTTCCGGTGGTCTTGATTTCGCCGTATGATACAGATTTGATTAGGGAAGGAAGCGAAGACCGGCGCAAATTCTTTGATTCCCTCATGGCGCAGCTGGACCATTCCTACCTAGACCTGCTCATTCAATACAACTACGTCCTCAAGCAGCGCAACTCTTTGTTAAAGCAGTTCGCGGAGAAGAATTACATAGACCGGGAGTACCTGCAGATTCTGGATGAGCAGTTGATGCCGCTAGGCACCGAGTTAAGCATACGCCGCGCCGCCTTCCTAGAGACCTTTGAACCGGTGTTCCAGCGGCATTACCAGCACTTGTCCGGCTCCTCTGAGCTGGTCACGCTGGGCTACCAGAGCCAACTCATTCGGCAGAACTACGCCTACCTTTTGGACCAAAGCCAGCGAAAGGATTTGCTTTTGCAACGTACCACCGTGGGCCCGCACAAAGACGATTTTGTATTCTTGATGGCGGATAAGAGCGTGAAGAACTACGGCTCCCAAGGCCAGCAGAAAAGCTACGTCATTGCCCTTAAGCTGGCCCAGTTTGAGGTCCTAGCCCAGAAAAATGACAACAAACCCTTGCTGTTATTAGATGACATCTTTGACCGCCTAGACGAAAAGCGTATCACGCACCTCATGCAACTGGTTGCCAACAATACCTTCGGGCAGATTTTCCTGACAGACACGCACTTGGATAGAACAGACAAGATTCTGCAACCGCTTTCCAACAACATTAGACGGTTCAGAATCTCTGAGGGAAAAGCAGAGACCATTGAGGATGAGGATATCTAA
- the pdhA gene encoding pyruvate dehydrogenase (acetyl-transferring) E1 component subunit alpha — MAETKDAKAKKAKVNAAPAFSKETYMRWYEMMQLMRKFEEKAGQLYGQQKIKGFCHLYIGQEACAAGAITALTKDDKWITAYRDHAHPLGLGTSPNAVMAELYAKATGCSKGKGGSMHIFDKEVNFVGGHGIVGAQVPMGAGLAFAEKYNKTGNLCITYMGDGAVRQGALHEAFNMAMLWKLPVIFVVENNGYAMGTSVERTSNVTDLYKLGLAYDMPSEPVNAMRCEDVHEAVARAAERARAGEGPTFLEFRTYRYKGHSMSDPAKYRTKEELESYRNQDPIESVRFTILENKFATEQELEEIDNKIKGQVQESVEFAENSPYPDPKELYTDIYVEADYPYLMD, encoded by the coding sequence ATGGCGGAGACGAAAGACGCGAAAGCGAAGAAAGCAAAGGTAAACGCTGCCCCTGCATTTTCAAAAGAGACCTACATGCGCTGGTATGAGATGATGCAACTCATGCGCAAATTTGAGGAAAAAGCCGGCCAATTGTATGGTCAGCAGAAAATCAAAGGTTTCTGTCACTTATACATCGGTCAGGAGGCTTGCGCTGCCGGTGCCATCACCGCGCTTACCAAAGATGACAAATGGATCACCGCCTACCGTGACCACGCGCATCCGCTGGGGTTGGGAACGTCGCCAAACGCTGTTATGGCTGAGTTGTACGCCAAGGCCACGGGTTGCTCTAAGGGGAAAGGTGGATCTATGCACATCTTTGACAAAGAGGTAAACTTTGTAGGCGGTCACGGGATTGTAGGTGCGCAAGTGCCTATGGGGGCTGGTCTGGCCTTCGCAGAGAAATACAACAAGACGGGCAATCTGTGCATCACCTATATGGGGGATGGTGCCGTGCGCCAAGGTGCGTTGCACGAGGCCTTTAACATGGCCATGCTGTGGAAACTGCCGGTTATCTTTGTGGTAGAAAACAACGGCTACGCCATGGGTACTTCTGTGGAGCGCACGTCTAACGTAACTGATCTTTATAAACTAGGTCTGGCCTATGACATGCCCTCAGAGCCGGTAAACGCCATGCGCTGCGAAGACGTGCATGAGGCCGTAGCCCGTGCCGCTGAGCGTGCCCGTGCTGGTGAGGGTCCAACCTTCCTGGAGTTTAGAACCTACCGTTACAAAGGTCACTCCATGTCTGACCCGGCTAAGTACCGCACCAAAGAAGAATTGGAGAGCTATCGTAATCAAGATCCAATTGAGAGCGTTCGTTTTACTATCTTGGAGAACAAATTTGCCACAGAGCAGGAGTTGGAAGAGATAGACAACAAGATCAAAGGGCAGGTGCAGGAGTCAGTGGAGTTTGCTGAGAACTCGCCGTATCCAGATCCAAAAGAGTTGTACACAGACATTTACGTAGAGGCTGACTATCCTTACCTAATGGACTAA
- a CDS encoding tol-pal system YbgF family protein: MKQESEFELVENPDALANRLVGGSEDFVNRHKNLLIGIFVAIAAAVVGGFLYYQNQQTKNQEALAAMFQAEYYLESDSLAKAINGDGQYDGFKKVADEYGSTKAGNLANFYAGVALLKDGKFQDALNYLENFKSDDLLLQARAYSLQGDANLELGKKEEAAELYKKAADHKANEFFTPQYLMKAGVALESANKYSEAAEVYNRIITDYPSAPEVNDAKKYKARNEALATSK, encoded by the coding sequence ATGAAGCAAGAAAGCGAATTCGAGCTAGTGGAAAACCCAGATGCCCTGGCGAATCGCCTTGTAGGCGGGTCCGAAGATTTTGTGAACCGTCACAAGAACTTGCTGATTGGAATTTTTGTGGCTATTGCCGCCGCCGTGGTAGGTGGGTTCCTGTACTACCAGAACCAGCAAACCAAAAACCAAGAGGCGCTGGCTGCCATGTTCCAGGCAGAGTATTACCTAGAGTCTGACTCTCTGGCCAAAGCCATCAACGGTGACGGTCAGTATGACGGTTTCAAGAAAGTGGCAGATGAGTACGGAAGCACCAAAGCCGGTAACCTGGCCAACTTCTACGCGGGTGTAGCCCTCTTGAAGGACGGTAAGTTTCAAGACGCCCTGAACTACCTAGAGAACTTCAAGTCTGATGATTTGTTGCTACAGGCCCGCGCCTACAGCCTGCAAGGTGACGCCAACCTGGAACTTGGTAAGAAGGAAGAAGCTGCTGAACTGTACAAGAAAGCCGCCGATCACAAAGCCAATGAGTTCTTCACGCCGCAGTATTTGATGAAAGCTGGTGTGGCGCTTGAGTCTGCCAACAAATACTCAGAGGCCGCTGAGGTGTACAACCGCATCATCACAGACTACCCTAGTGCCCCAGAAGTAAACGATGCCAAGAAATACAAAGCCCGCAACGAGGCTTTGGCTACTAGCAAATAA
- the ribH gene encoding 6,7-dimethyl-8-ribityllumazine synthase, with the protein MATSLKNLSDYNSDKLPDISGKRFGIVVAEWNKEITDALCKGAYETLLKHGARPENIHRNTVPGSFELTLGSQYLAMSNEIDAVIALGVVIKGDTKHDDYICHAVAKGLTDVALKFNKPVIFGLVTTNDEQQAKDRAGGKHGNKGVEAAITAIQMLALHN; encoded by the coding sequence ATGGCCACCAGCCTAAAAAACTTAAGCGACTACAACTCAGATAAGCTGCCAGACATCTCTGGAAAACGGTTTGGAATAGTGGTTGCCGAGTGGAACAAAGAAATCACCGACGCCCTTTGCAAAGGCGCTTATGAAACCCTGTTAAAGCACGGCGCCCGGCCAGAGAACATTCACCGCAACACCGTACCCGGCAGCTTTGAGTTGACTTTGGGCTCGCAATACTTGGCCATGAGCAATGAGATTGATGCGGTCATTGCGCTGGGTGTGGTGATTAAAGGCGATACCAAGCATGATGATTACATCTGCCATGCCGTTGCCAAAGGTCTTACAGACGTAGCCTTGAAATTCAACAAGCCCGTCATCTTTGGCTTAGTGACTACCAATGATGAGCAGCAGGCCAAAGACCGCGCCGGCGGAAAGCACGGCAACAAAGGCGTAGAAGCCGCTATCACCGCCATCCAGATGTTAGCCTTGCATAACTAA
- a CDS encoding DUF3575 domain-containing protein, with protein sequence MKKLFLLALVCALAVTAKPVQAQNNLIKTNLLTPFIQTGSFYFEHVIKEDKSLQLGVFFTKIGDLSGYGITPEYRVYLSDTPAPDGFYVAPFVSFMNFKVEGGDFDDYKGNATNFGGGLIAGRQWIFKEKVSFDIFIGPEYTAGSVKAEYGDEEQIEDAAYNGWIPRAGIALGLRF encoded by the coding sequence ATGAAAAAGCTATTCTTACTGGCGCTAGTGTGCGCATTGGCCGTAACGGCTAAACCTGTGCAGGCGCAGAACAACCTTATCAAAACCAATCTCCTTACCCCTTTTATACAGACAGGGTCTTTTTACTTTGAGCATGTGATCAAGGAAGATAAAAGTCTACAGTTGGGAGTTTTCTTCACCAAGATCGGGGATTTGTCTGGCTACGGCATTACCCCAGAATACCGGGTATACCTGTCAGATACTCCCGCCCCAGACGGCTTTTATGTGGCTCCGTTTGTGAGTTTTATGAACTTTAAAGTAGAAGGCGGAGATTTTGATGACTACAAAGGAAACGCCACTAACTTTGGAGGAGGACTTATAGCCGGACGTCAATGGATTTTTAAAGAGAAAGTATCTTTTGACATCTTTATTGGCCCAGAGTACACAGCCGGTAGTGTGAAAGCAGAATACGGAGACGAAGAACAAATAGAAGACGCGGCCTACAACGGCTGGATACCAAGAGCCGGCATTGCCCTAGGTCTTAGATTTTAA